Part of the Aggregatilinea lenta genome, CCGGCATCAACCCCGACGACGTCATCGGCGTCGGTCTGGGCGCGTACGAAGCCTGCAAGCCGTGGGCGGCAGATCAGCCCTCCGGCTTCAAGGCCGCGCTGTTCATCTCGGGCCTGGACGTCGGCACGACGGCGGCGCAGGTGCTCTACGACGCGGTAGCCAACGGTGTTGAGCCGCCCGCCGAGACGTTTGCTCCCACCTCGATCGTGAATCCGTCCAACTACTTGGACACCATGGATTCCATCTCGCTGGCGAACTGCTCGCAGTAGTTGCTAATCTTTCGTCCGGGGGCAAGAGCAAGTCTTGCCCCCGGACCTGCACGATCATCACCTAATGTGGTGTGAACCTCGGAAGAGAGTATTTGGCCATGGTTCAGACAACAGCTCCGTCTCTAGCAATAGAAGAGGATGCCAAAAAGATTAATACGCTCCAGATGTCGCACGTCAGCAAGGCATTCCCCAATGTTCGCGCGCTCGACGACGTTTCATTGGAGATTCGCGCGGGTGAGGTGCTGGCCTTTGTGGGCGAAAACGGGGCTGGAAAGTCCACGCTGCTGAAGATCCTCAGTGGAGACTACCAACCAGACGCTGGTACCATCACGCTGGATGGTGAGGAAGTGTCCTTTTCGAACCCCAATGCCGCCCGCAAAGCCGGGATTCGTGTGATCTACCAGGAACCGGAAATTATCCCCTGGGTGGGCGTTCCAGAGAATATTTGGGTCGGTGAACTGCCCAAGAAATTCGGGTTTATTGACCGCCCCCGGTTGAACGAGCTGGTCGAAGAAAGCCTCAAGGAGTTTGGCTTTGAGAGCCAGCTTCCCATCGATCTGATGGGGTACGAGTTATCCTCCGCCCAGCGGCAGCTCGTGGAAATTATGCGGACACTCAAATCGGGCGTGCGCGTCCTGGCCCTGGACGAACCGACCTCCTCGTTGAGCGACGAAGAGGTAGACCGGCTGTTCACGCTGGTGCGCAAACTGCGCGACGAGGGCGTCGCCCTGGTGTACGTCTCGCACCGGCTGGCCGAGATCAAGCGCCTATGCGACCGGGTCGCAATCCTGCGCGACGGCCAGCTCATCGCAGTGCGCGACGTGGCTGACATCAGCGAGAACGAAATCGTCAGTCTGATGGTGGGCCGCCAGTTGTCCGATGTGTTCAAGCGCCGCCCCGTCACAGACACGCAGCGCATACTGGAAGTCAAGGGGCTGGCCAGTAACTGGCACCGGGACATCAACTTCCACATCAACGCGGGCGAAATTGTAGGGTTCTCCGGGCTGGTGGGTGCGGGACGCACCGAGCTGGCGAAGGTCATCTTCGGGGTGGATCGCAAGACCACCGGGCAGGTGTTCCTCGACGGCCAGGAAGTCAATATTAAGCACCCAATTGAGGCCATCGCCAAGGGCATTGGGTTCGCGCCGGAAGACCGCAAGCGGGAGGGCCTGGTCCTCATCCGCAGCGTACTCGAAAACGCGTCGATGGCGATCATACGACAGCTCACCCGGTTCCGCTTCATCCGCAAGCGTATGGAACGCGAAACCGTCACAAGCTACGTGGACAAGCTGCGCGTTCAGACCCCGTCCGTCGATCAGGAAGTCGGCAAGCTGTCGGGCGGCAACCAGCAGAAGGTCGTGCTCGCGCGCTGGCTGGCGGTGAAGCCGAAGGTGCTGATCCTCGACGAGCCGACCCGTGGCATCGACGTGGGCGCCAAGGCGGAAATCTACCACCTGCTCGACGAGCTTGCGAATCAAGGCATCGCGATCATGCTCATTAGTTCCGAGCTGCCGGAAATCCTGGGGCTTTCGGATCGCATTTACGTGATGCAAAATGGCCAGATCCGTGGCGAACTTTCCAGAGAAGACGCCACAGAAGAGAAAGTTCTCGCGTTGGCGCTGGGCGACAATCTGTCGAACAACGGCGTTGAAGCCGCCGCAACACTTCAGGAAGAGAAATAACTTATGAGCGCTGAACACGCTTCTCAAGCACCTATCAATCGATCGTTTATGACGAATATCGGCGGGGCTTTTCGCCGGAATATCAACCGCATCGGCGCGGATAACCTCTCGCTGATTCTGGCGCTGGTCATTCTGGTGTTCCTCATCACCGTGGTCAGCGGGTGGGCTGGCTACGACGGGGGCGACAAGTTCTTCTCCTGGCAAAACCTGATGAACAGCGTGGCCCAGGCCATCGTGATCGTCGGTCTGCTGGCGATTGGCGAAACTGTGGTCATCGTCGCGGGCGGCCTCGACATCTCGGTCGGCTCCGTCGCCTCGATCGGCTCGGTCGTCGCGGCGTCCGTACTGGTCGGCGTGGGCACGTTCGGCTCGACGCTCCTGCCCACCGGCAACGTTGTCGTCGCGGTCCTTGCTGGCATCATCGCGGGCATGGTCGCGGGCGCGATCAACGGCTTCATCGTAACCGTCCTGCGCGTAAACCCCATCATCGCCACACTGGGCACCCTGGCCGCTTTCGCAGGCATCGCGTTCCTACTCGCGCCGGATGGCAAGCCGATCGGCGTGGTGACGCAGCCGGACTTCACCTGGCTGGCGCGGCACCGTCTCTTCACCGATGTTGGCATTCCCGATCTGAACGGCTCGGCGTGGACTGGCATCCCGGTGCTGACGGTGATCTTCGTCATCGTGACCATCATCATCCACATCCTGATGGCCTACACCGATTTCGGTCGCGCAATCTACGCGATCGGCGGTAACGAAGTCGCCGCCCGGCTGGCCGGTATCAGCCTCACCCGCATCCGTATCGGCATGTACATGATCTCCGGCGGTGTTGCTGGTCTGGCAGGTGTGCTGCTGACGGCACGCACCACATCCGGTAACCCGATCAATGGCGTCGGGCTGGAACTACAAGCGATCACGGCAGTCTTCCTGGGTGGCGCGGCCACGACCGGCGGCAAGGGCACCATCATCGGCACGTTCCTGGCGGTCATCTTGGTCGGCGTGCTCAACAACGGCATGAATCTGCTGGGCTTCAACACCTTCGTCCAGCGTGTCGCGCTCGGCCTGCTGCTGATCGGCGCGGTTGCGATTTCGCAGTGGCGTCAGGTGCGCGAGGAAAAAGTGCGCGCGCGGGCGCTCGCACTTCAGTCATAGTCCGCAGCGGGCGGGCATACAGTTCTGATTTTTGGACCAGGACGGGTCGCAGCTGGCTCGTCCTGGTTTTTGAAAGCCCAAAATTGTTCGGGCGCTCGCAGCGGGCGCCCACCCCCTTCGACAGGCGCTCGACTCCATCGAGTTGCAGCAGTTCCCCATGTGAGTGCTGCTAGCCCATACTGCAAAAGGAAAACGTGATGGCTCAACAAGACTGGTGGAACGTAGAGCTGGCAGGCAAGCCGGATTTTGAGACAGCCATGAAGCGGCTCGAAGCGTGGTACAACGGTGAAATCCTGGACCGCGTGCCGGTCCGGTTTGTTGCGCACAATGCCGCCTTCAACCTGGGCGGGACGGAAGGCCAGCGCCCGGCGGCGGAACAGAAGAAGCGCTGGTTCGAGGTGGAGCGCCGCGTGGATGACTATGTGAAGTCGATCGAGGGCAAGCGCTATCACGGCGAGACGTTCCCCATGTTCGACCCCAACCTGGGACCGGATATCTACGCTGCGTTTTACGGCGCGGAGCTGACCTTTGGCGAGGTCACGTCCTGGTCGCACCCGGTCGTGCACGATTGGGACGACATACAGAAGCTCAAGCTGGACATGCACAACGAGTATTTCACCACCATCGAAGCCCTGATGCAGTGCGCTATCGAACGCTGCGCGGGCAAGTCGTTAGTGGGGTACACTGATCTTCACCCCGGCGAAGACTGCGCGATGGCGTGGCGCGGCATCGAGCGCTTCTGCCTCGATCTGGTCGAATACCCGGACGAGGCCAAGCAGCTTATTGAGATCGCCTCTGCTGACTTCCACCCGATCTTCGACCACTTCGACGCCATTCTGAAGGCTGGGAACATGCCTTCCATGTGCTGGATCGGGCTGCCCTCGTTCGGCAAGTTCCACGTGCCAAGCTGTGACTTTTCGGCCATGATCTCGTCGCGGCACTTCGTCGAGTTCAGCCTGCCGATCCTCAAACGCGAAGTTCAGGGCATGACGAACGTCGTCTACCACGTGGATGGGCACGGCGTCGCGCGCCACATCGATCACATCCTCAGCGTGCCGGAGGTCCAGGGCATCCAGTGGGTGCAGGACATGGGCACGGGCCGCCCGATCATGCAGTGGCTGCCGCTGATCAAAAAGGTCCAGGCGGCAGGCAAGGGCATCATCGTCGATTTGCAGGTGGACGAGCTG contains:
- a CDS encoding ABC transporter permease, with the protein product MTNIGGAFRRNINRIGADNLSLILALVILVFLITVVSGWAGYDGGDKFFSWQNLMNSVAQAIVIVGLLAIGETVVIVAGGLDISVGSVASIGSVVAASVLVGVGTFGSTLLPTGNVVVAVLAGIIAGMVAGAINGFIVTVLRVNPIIATLGTLAAFAGIAFLLAPDGKPIGVVTQPDFTWLARHRLFTDVGIPDLNGSAWTGIPVLTVIFVIVTIIIHILMAYTDFGRAIYAIGGNEVAARLAGISLTRIRIGMYMISGGVAGLAGVLLTARTTSGNPINGVGLELQAITAVFLGGAATTGGKGTIIGTFLAVILVGVLNNGMNLLGFNTFVQRVALGLLLIGAVAISQWRQVREEKVRARALALQS